Proteins encoded together in one bacterium window:
- a CDS encoding tetratricopeptide repeat protein, giving the protein MRVLVHAVAAHEQEQPAPRRVPRGALPRLRRRALVALAGMVVGTALWITYLYLMIHSTNPLVYVLFGMVGAACGLALVQIPLLMWDFVRKQWYHILLRTWTDRSHVLASIARHELRDVDPAEDPQAANDLAVVEFLQGDPVQAAAGFEVADRQGIAEASANLLAALADSGQWERLARHVQSDLRLEALTTEANLARLGARATDEELLERLSKLARERRYALLLNNLGVRAMLSRQYPQAARALDLATTIRPGYAYAHANKGVLAYREGRLAQAVAEMASAAGLVAEDEVIFGNLGALLALAGDPREARTWLLRAHKLQPRDPAVLTNLGSVHSLDGEAEAAVTALHGVLAQHPDDTAAAYDLGLHYYHTGHMNEALEHLQAALEQAPEDPETLNNIGCVLFKQGQYADAHTYFARVAEAGGDAAYRRNIVRAELAAGRHSEAAALLEGVGDGDGLDLEQGLMHLLRALAIKPESTTHRQMIEFNLTTAAAAFTKAMVAGHAAEAQFNYGLTQYLRGEYVSAAETFAQALRKGSSHPEMTYLTGMCYIMAGLRERDQHEARDDTPPPAVRELFLKGRPFLEKAVEVQSVAEVSAYDLGLLNYMVGDFQRAIDVLRRIVRPDSPSYVVNTLALAQARLAQELQLTAQTATLMPEARKKDIRTQSRQLLGAAVHYFHQALAIEPLAPLTHANMGLALMLRNQRGDVEAALEHWQLMHQHGDPRYRRTYEEFMQVMSPDAARKLRFQDVELAFHRVNVGDWVVFPPPKLSGFRYVVRELLDEPEWQLQARHRLVRRALACRRKAERVRRKLRRLAI; this is encoded by the coding sequence GTGAGAGTGCTCGTGCACGCAGTGGCAGCACACGAACAGGAGCAACCAGCCCCACGACGAGTGCCGAGGGGGGCCCTGCCGCGCCTGCGCCGCCGCGCGCTTGTGGCCCTGGCGGGCATGGTGGTCGGCACGGCCCTGTGGATCACGTATCTGTACCTGATGATCCACAGCACCAACCCCCTCGTGTACGTCCTGTTTGGTATGGTCGGGGCGGCCTGCGGCCTGGCGCTGGTGCAGATCCCCCTGCTGATGTGGGACTTCGTGCGCAAGCAGTGGTACCACATCCTGCTGCGCACGTGGACCGACAGAAGTCACGTACTGGCCAGCATCGCCCGGCACGAACTGCGCGACGTTGACCCAGCGGAGGACCCCCAGGCCGCCAATGACCTCGCAGTGGTGGAGTTCCTGCAGGGCGATCCGGTACAAGCCGCCGCCGGCTTTGAGGTCGCCGACCGCCAGGGCATCGCCGAGGCCTCGGCCAATCTGCTGGCAGCGCTGGCCGACAGTGGCCAGTGGGAACGCCTGGCGCGGCACGTACAGAGCGACTTGCGCCTCGAGGCCCTGACGACGGAGGCGAACCTGGCCCGTCTGGGTGCCCGTGCCACGGACGAAGAGCTCCTGGAGCGTCTGTCGAAGCTGGCGCGCGAGCGGCGCTATGCCCTGCTACTCAACAATCTGGGCGTGCGCGCGATGCTGAGCCGACAGTACCCCCAGGCCGCGCGGGCGCTGGACCTGGCGACAACGATTCGCCCGGGGTATGCCTATGCCCACGCCAACAAGGGCGTCTTGGCCTACCGCGAGGGACGGCTGGCGCAGGCGGTGGCCGAGATGGCCTCGGCGGCTGGACTGGTCGCCGAGGATGAGGTGATCTTCGGCAATCTGGGCGCGCTGTTGGCGCTGGCGGGCGACCCCCGGGAGGCCCGGACGTGGCTGCTGCGGGCCCACAAGCTGCAGCCCCGCGACCCCGCCGTGCTCACCAACCTCGGCAGCGTCCACAGTCTGGACGGCGAGGCCGAGGCGGCGGTCACGGCCCTGCACGGCGTCCTGGCCCAGCACCCGGACGATACAGCGGCTGCGTATGACCTCGGCCTGCACTACTACCACACCGGCCACATGAACGAGGCCCTGGAGCACCTGCAGGCGGCCCTCGAGCAGGCCCCCGAGGACCCCGAGACGCTGAACAACATCGGCTGCGTGCTGTTCAAGCAGGGCCAGTATGCCGACGCGCACACCTACTTCGCGCGCGTGGCCGAAGCCGGGGGTGATGCCGCCTATCGGCGCAATATCGTCCGCGCCGAGCTGGCGGCCGGGCGCCACAGCGAGGCCGCGGCCCTGCTGGAGGGCGTCGGCGACGGTGACGGGCTCGACCTCGAGCAGGGCCTGATGCACCTGTTGCGGGCGCTGGCGATCAAGCCCGAGAGCACGACGCACCGGCAGATGATTGAGTTCAACCTGACGACCGCCGCCGCGGCCTTCACCAAGGCGATGGTAGCGGGTCATGCGGCCGAGGCGCAGTTCAACTACGGCCTAACGCAATATCTGCGCGGGGAGTATGTGTCGGCCGCCGAGACCTTCGCCCAGGCGCTGCGCAAGGGCAGCTCGCACCCCGAGATGACCTACCTGACAGGCATGTGCTACATCATGGCCGGACTGCGTGAGCGCGACCAGCACGAGGCCAGGGATGACACGCCGCCGCCGGCGGTGCGAGAGCTGTTCCTCAAGGGCCGTCCTTTCCTGGAGAAGGCCGTGGAGGTGCAGAGCGTGGCCGAAGTGTCGGCTTACGACCTGGGCCTGCTCAACTACATGGTGGGGGACTTCCAACGGGCCATTGACGTGCTTCGCCGGATTGTGCGGCCGGACTCGCCCTCATACGTGGTCAACACCCTGGCGCTGGCGCAGGCGCGGCTGGCCCAGGAACTGCAACTCACCGCGCAGACGGCCACCCTGATGCCCGAGGCCCGCAAGAAGGACATCCGTACGCAGTCCCGGCAGCTTCTGGGCGCGGCGGTCCACTACTTCCACCAGGCGCTGGCCATTGAACCCCTGGCGCCGCTGACCCACGCCAACATGGGGCTGGCGCTCATGCTACGGAATCAGCGGGGAGACGTCGAGGCGGCGCTGGAGCACTGGCAGCTCATGCACCAGCACGGCGACCCGCGCTACCGCCGCACGTACGAGGAGTTCATGCAGGTCATGTCGCCCGACGCAGCGCGCAAGCTGCGCTTCCAGGATGTGGAGTTGGCCTTCCACCGGGTCAATGTCGGGGACTGGGTGGTCTTCCCGCCGCCGAAGCTGTCGGGCTTCCGGTACGTCGTGCGCGAGTTGCTGGATGAGCCGGAGTGGCAGCTTCAGGCGCGGCACCGGTTGGTGCGGCGGGCGCTGGCCTGCCGGCGAAAGGCGGAGCGAGTGCGGCGGAAGCTGCGGCGGCTGGCGATCTGA
- a CDS encoding uroporphyrinogen decarboxylase family protein, translating into MSESMTDFTAHNEEQAAVWKAFYEGRPTRVPMTCNCSARNTIFNEVANPEGYDFERFFGDPRAMFTHGLRRQHYIRHVLYFDQEMGLPARWTVGVDLQNSWEAMWWGCPLHFREGQVPDTTPLLRADNKRMLFDRGMPEPFSGWLARAWEYYEQFQEWAQAEEFMGRPIAVGGVPGASCDGVFTVAVALMDPTALMMEMYTDPDFVHELLGFITEASIRRIKAFRTRLGQPETSTAVGLADDAIQMLSHDCYRDFVLPYHRRMVAEFGSVGPNSIHLCGDATHHFRFIRDELKVMSFDTGFPVDHGWLREELGPEVTIYGGPHVELVRSGPIPALVAETKRILQSGVMEGGKFVLREGNNLAPHTPPEHLKAMYETCREYGRYL; encoded by the coding sequence ATGAGCGAGAGCATGACGGACTTCACTGCCCACAACGAGGAACAGGCCGCCGTCTGGAAGGCCTTCTACGAGGGCCGGCCGACCCGCGTGCCGATGACCTGCAACTGCTCGGCCCGCAACACGATCTTCAACGAGGTCGCCAACCCCGAGGGCTACGACTTCGAGCGGTTCTTTGGCGACCCGCGCGCGATGTTCACCCACGGCCTGCGGCGGCAGCACTACATCCGCCACGTCCTGTACTTCGACCAGGAGATGGGCCTGCCCGCGCGCTGGACCGTGGGCGTGGACCTGCAGAACTCGTGGGAGGCAATGTGGTGGGGCTGCCCGCTGCACTTCCGCGAGGGGCAGGTGCCGGACACGACCCCGCTGCTGCGCGCCGACAACAAGCGGATGCTGTTTGACCGCGGGATGCCCGAGCCGTTCAGCGGCTGGCTGGCGCGGGCGTGGGAGTACTACGAGCAGTTCCAGGAGTGGGCGCAGGCGGAGGAGTTCATGGGCCGGCCGATCGCCGTCGGCGGCGTGCCGGGGGCAAGCTGCGACGGCGTCTTCACGGTAGCCGTTGCGCTCATGGACCCCACCGCCCTGATGATGGAGATGTACACCGATCCCGACTTCGTGCACGAGTTGCTGGGCTTCATCACCGAGGCCAGCATCCGCCGCATCAAGGCCTTCCGGACACGCCTCGGACAGCCGGAGACGAGTACGGCCGTCGGCCTGGCCGATGACGCCATCCAGATGCTGTCGCACGACTGCTACCGCGACTTCGTGCTGCCCTATCACAGGCGCATGGTCGCTGAGTTCGGCTCAGTGGGGCCGAACTCGATCCACCTGTGCGGCGACGCCACTCACCACTTCCGCTTCATCCGTGATGAGCTGAAGGTGATGAGCTTCGACACGGGCTTCCCGGTGGATCATGGGTGGCTGCGGGAGGAGCTGGGGCCGGAGGTGACGATCTACGGCGGCCCGCACGTGGAGTTGGTGCGCAGCGGCCCAATCCCGGCGCTAGTGGCGGAGACGAAGCGCATCCTACAGTCGGGCGTGATGGAGGGCGGCAAGTTCGTCCTGCGCGAGGGCAATAACCTCGCCCCGCACACCCCGCCCGAGCACCTCAAGGCGATGTACGAGACGTGCCGGGAGTACGGACGGTACCTGTAG
- a CDS encoding M23 family metallopeptidase produces the protein MRKWLVCGLLGALMSWCAAQGEDIVLQVVPRRVYVASDGVVPRWRVMLVAVNKTSAAVTLEQVQVSLVTAAAATTATYRGDRLKEVVPGHREAAPGRPIIMYLADDGKAPGPPEHAEVALSLKVGDSAVSKTWSLDLKPRTTTYYRFPLRGRWIVANGREAQHGGGIAFAFDLMKPQDYDVVFGPSDHDPPLTDFEGYGQPVLSPVAGRVVAARGDRPDVAPSLKQPSFAGKIPADRTELVGNYLVMDAGHGRFMFLAHFKQGSLQVQVGDEVCAGQPLARVGNSGNTNAPHLHIEVLDGAPDLPSVPRIAQSGLPFGFRSVRVERDGVVRRLGHCIPVQRQMIYGDDERASE, from the coding sequence ATGCGGAAGTGGCTGGTGTGCGGGTTGCTTGGTGCGCTCATGTCGTGGTGCGCGGCCCAGGGCGAGGACATCGTTCTGCAGGTGGTGCCGCGCCGGGTCTACGTCGCCTCGGACGGCGTGGTGCCGCGGTGGCGGGTCATGCTCGTGGCGGTGAACAAGACCTCCGCGGCCGTGACGCTGGAGCAAGTGCAGGTCTCACTCGTCACAGCCGCCGCGGCAACCACTGCGACGTACCGCGGCGATCGGCTGAAGGAAGTCGTGCCCGGACATCGCGAGGCGGCGCCGGGCAGACCGATCATCATGTACCTTGCCGACGATGGCAAGGCGCCGGGGCCTCCGGAGCACGCCGAAGTTGCTCTGTCCCTCAAGGTCGGCGATTCGGCCGTCAGCAAGACGTGGAGTCTCGACCTCAAGCCTCGGACGACGACCTACTACCGCTTCCCGCTACGCGGCAGGTGGATCGTGGCCAATGGTCGCGAGGCCCAGCATGGTGGTGGCATTGCCTTCGCCTTTGATCTCATGAAGCCGCAGGACTACGACGTGGTGTTTGGTCCTTCCGACCACGACCCTCCACTGACGGATTTCGAGGGCTACGGCCAGCCGGTGCTGTCGCCCGTAGCGGGTCGCGTCGTCGCGGCTCGCGGCGATCGTCCAGATGTCGCCCCGTCTCTGAAGCAGCCATCGTTTGCGGGCAAGATCCCTGCGGACAGGACGGAGCTGGTGGGCAACTACCTTGTGATGGACGCCGGCCACGGGCGCTTCATGTTCCTCGCCCACTTCAAGCAGGGCAGCCTGCAGGTGCAGGTCGGCGATGAGGTGTGCGCGGGTCAGCCACTGGCCCGCGTGGGCAACTCCGGCAACACCAACGCTCCACACTTGCACATCGAGGTGCTCGACGGCGCCCCCGATCTGCCAAGCGTCCCCCGCATCGCGCAATCCGGCCTGCCCTTCGGCTTCAGGAGCGTCCGCGTTGAGCGCGACGGCGTGGTGAGGCGCCTCGGTCACTGTATCCCGGTCCAGCGACAGATGATCTACGGAGACGATGAGAGGGCCAGCGAATGA
- a CDS encoding amidohydrolase family protein produces MIVDCHTHIFADDIAAKAVAALREAYRAEPVVIPTVANVLAHMAQSGVDRIVVCPVATKPSQVRPINDWLLSLRDERLIPFAAIHPHCADAAEELKRVERAGVKGLKLQPFFQQFTFDDPQFARLLDLIADRFLVMMHAGDEIFPLPEIQPTPERLARLLDRFPKLRMIAAHAGGYKLWDGVERELVGRRLWFDLSYTTDRAPVEQLRRIALNHGTDKVLFGSDFPWQSQTMALEGLRALELGADAERAILGDNLLRALA; encoded by the coding sequence ATGATCGTGGACTGCCATACTCACATCTTCGCCGACGACATCGCGGCCAAGGCCGTGGCGGCGCTCCGGGAGGCCTACCGAGCCGAGCCCGTCGTCATACCCACCGTCGCCAACGTACTCGCGCACATGGCGCAGTCCGGCGTGGACCGCATCGTGGTCTGCCCCGTCGCCACCAAGCCCTCGCAGGTCCGGCCCATCAACGACTGGCTGCTCTCGCTGCGAGACGAGCGCCTGATCCCCTTCGCCGCCATTCACCCGCACTGCGCCGATGCGGCCGAGGAACTCAAGCGGGTCGAGCGCGCCGGGGTCAAGGGCCTCAAGCTGCAACCCTTCTTCCAGCAGTTCACCTTCGACGACCCGCAGTTCGCCCGCCTGCTCGACCTCATCGCGGACCGCTTCCTGGTGATGATGCATGCCGGGGACGAGATCTTCCCCCTGCCGGAGATCCAGCCCACGCCCGAGCGTCTCGCTCGCCTGCTGGATCGCTTCCCGAAGCTGCGCATGATCGCCGCCCACGCGGGGGGCTACAAGCTGTGGGACGGGGTCGAGCGCGAGTTGGTCGGGCGGCGGCTGTGGTTCGACCTGTCGTACACGACCGACCGGGCGCCCGTGGAGCAACTGCGCCGCATCGCGCTCAACCACGGCACGGACAAGGTGCTCTTCGGCAGCGACTTCCCGTGGCAATCGCAGACGATGGCGCTCGAGGGGCTGCGGGCGCTGGAGCTCGGCGCCGATGCCGAGCGCGCCATCCTGGGGGACAACCTCCTGCGCGCCCTCGCGTAG
- a CDS encoding sugar phosphate isomerase/epimerase: MRLGAHVFKPFTNAEEWAAVVKGYGYGCAYCPIGPDADDATVASYAEAARRHDIIIAEVGTWSNPISPDPAEAAAALDKCKRGLALADRIGARCCVNIAGARGSKWDGPHPDNLSAATFDLIVQTVRDIIDTVQPQRTFYTLETMPWVPPHTPQSYADLVAAVDRPQCAAHFDPVNMVNGVLPYFGNAAMIRESFALLGPMFRSCHAKDIRLEEQLTTHLNEVRPGLGGLDYHAYLEELSQLDPDVCLMIEHLPNEEEYLLAADHIRSVAAEIGVSFL; this comes from the coding sequence ATGCGTCTGGGAGCACACGTGTTCAAGCCGTTCACGAATGCCGAGGAGTGGGCCGCCGTGGTCAAAGGCTACGGCTATGGTTGCGCCTACTGCCCCATAGGCCCCGACGCCGACGACGCCACGGTGGCGTCGTACGCCGAGGCCGCGCGGCGGCATGATATCATCATCGCCGAGGTCGGCACCTGGAGCAACCCCATCTCGCCCGACCCCGCCGAAGCTGCCGCCGCGCTGGACAAGTGCAAGCGCGGCCTGGCCCTGGCCGACCGCATCGGGGCGCGCTGTTGCGTCAACATCGCCGGAGCCCGGGGCAGCAAGTGGGACGGCCCGCACCCGGATAACCTGAGCGCCGCTACCTTCGACCTGATCGTGCAGACGGTGCGCGACATCATTGACACGGTCCAGCCGCAACGCACCTTCTACACGCTGGAGACGATGCCATGGGTGCCGCCCCACACGCCGCAGTCCTACGCCGACCTCGTGGCGGCCGTTGACCGCCCGCAGTGCGCCGCGCACTTCGACCCCGTCAACATGGTGAACGGCGTCCTGCCCTACTTCGGGAATGCGGCGATGATCCGTGAGAGCTTCGCGCTGCTGGGGCCGATGTTCCGCAGTTGCCACGCCAAGGATATCCGTCTGGAGGAGCAGCTCACGACCCATCTGAACGAGGTGCGTCCGGGACTGGGCGGGCTGGACTATCACGCCTATCTCGAGGAGCTGTCGCAACTGGATCCGGACGTGTGCCTGATGATCGAGCACCTGCCCAACGAGGAGGAGTACCTCCTGGCGGCCGATCACATCCGCTCGGTCGCTGCCGAGATCGGCGTGTCGTTCCTCTAG
- a CDS encoding PQQ-binding-like beta-propeller repeat protein, with protein MRLSAVVGLIALLILPLATTQAQETERVGAPPMIWAVPHLQITSDDDTQFLRGVDTTLALPLSPRTHVTATWSLDLDDDDTATATFNYDTPMKRDTVLRGLVGVIRDRFGMGVTLHRSYKDFGVGVFGQSVDGEFEGGVMLTRQVPWGIKLARPQSLKREESAKWPSGAGDVGELGARAALAWTAGDIHELGTTTAYFPTYRHSWPREGQSVQGVSYASTEFAPPAKPAWRYQTEGPVRASAAIVDGIAYIGSYDGWLYALDVVLGRRLWRFPAEAPITGAPAWADGRLYLGTEAGDVFCVAQPRKDGPPTGQLIWRYRTSAAVTASPLVTDSGLVIVGSCDGYIYGLDRAGGRLVWKISTGGPVLASASKMSRPIPAGVDAAGTPTMRSPGVLVGSSDGKLYAIEEVKGQVIWTFTTDGPITAATAALDNRLFVANRSGSVYELDGVNGKQVWTTKVTGSVAYAPALDGKCAYVTTIEGVVSAFDAKTGHLQWQTDLKSAVAAAPTLVNGQLMYVASRDGHLWTLERPTGKVVGVQRESEPLMTCAAIADGHLLVGGDNGTVFAYVPGSGGLPLPPSEVSALPQPVVPVEPVGPLPTPVVQPTTPVTPGPTVPTPTASAPVPPSTNVPAPTPSTVPTTSAPTATVPRQTDVTATPPPTTGPSPTTSAPATLEAPKTPPATAPPTNATVAIKLPTNFPSPVTPPATNIETPTPNVVKPTTPSVAPPSVPVPPVKPPTPTPTPTLPSVTPTATRVPLLTLMLTPADGRTPVLLTNQSYLFVGGKVAPGSGIVGVRVNGLDATIKNGEYQTQVNFPGKGEYLLLVEAVDRDGGVTGYRRTIKVLEGMDATAPDTLSVRQRGGSAVLAMSAGLRVLQAAKYRKTVEVRNDQGQLVHNWTAAGDETGEISWNGANANGTALAPGNYEIIYILAAENGPIAWIRQKIEVQE; from the coding sequence ATGCGCCTCTCCGCAGTTGTCGGCCTCATCGCACTACTCATCCTTCCCCTTGCGACCACACAGGCCCAGGAGACGGAGCGTGTCGGCGCGCCGCCGATGATCTGGGCCGTCCCGCACCTGCAGATCACCAGTGATGACGACACGCAGTTCCTGCGCGGGGTGGACACCACCCTGGCGCTGCCGCTGAGCCCTCGCACCCATGTCACCGCCACATGGTCCCTGGACCTGGACGACGACGACACCGCCACTGCCACCTTCAACTACGACACACCCATGAAGCGGGATACGGTCCTGCGCGGGCTGGTCGGCGTCATTCGTGACCGCTTCGGCATGGGAGTGACGCTGCATCGCAGCTACAAGGACTTCGGTGTCGGCGTGTTCGGACAGAGTGTGGACGGCGAGTTCGAGGGCGGGGTGATGCTCACGCGGCAGGTGCCGTGGGGGATCAAGCTGGCCCGGCCGCAGTCGCTGAAGCGTGAGGAGAGCGCGAAGTGGCCCAGTGGCGCCGGCGATGTGGGAGAGCTGGGGGCACGGGCGGCGCTGGCCTGGACCGCCGGCGACATCCACGAACTCGGAACCACCACCGCCTACTTCCCGACCTACCGGCACTCCTGGCCGCGCGAGGGACAGAGCGTCCAGGGCGTGTCGTACGCCAGCACGGAGTTCGCCCCGCCCGCCAAGCCGGCCTGGCGCTACCAGACGGAGGGGCCGGTGCGCGCCTCGGCCGCCATCGTGGACGGCATCGCCTACATCGGCAGCTATGACGGGTGGCTCTACGCGCTCGACGTGGTGCTTGGGCGGCGGCTGTGGCGTTTCCCCGCCGAGGCCCCGATCACCGGCGCCCCGGCGTGGGCCGACGGCCGCCTGTACCTGGGCACCGAGGCTGGCGACGTGTTCTGCGTCGCCCAGCCCCGGAAGGACGGGCCGCCCACCGGGCAACTGATCTGGCGCTACCGCACCTCTGCCGCTGTCACCGCCTCGCCGCTTGTGACGGACTCAGGGCTCGTGATCGTCGGCTCGTGCGACGGGTACATCTACGGCCTGGACCGCGCGGGTGGACGTCTAGTCTGGAAGATCTCCACCGGCGGCCCCGTGTTGGCCTCGGCCTCGAAGATGAGCCGCCCCATTCCCGCCGGGGTGGATGCGGCGGGGACGCCCACCATGCGCTCGCCGGGGGTGCTTGTGGGTAGCTCCGACGGCAAGCTCTACGCCATCGAGGAGGTCAAGGGACAGGTCATCTGGACCTTCACCACCGACGGCCCCATCACGGCCGCCACCGCGGCGCTCGACAACCGCTTGTTCGTCGCCAACCGCAGTGGCAGCGTCTACGAACTCGACGGCGTGAACGGCAAGCAGGTGTGGACGACCAAGGTAACCGGCAGCGTCGCCTACGCCCCGGCCTTGGACGGCAAGTGCGCGTATGTCACGACGATCGAGGGTGTGGTGAGCGCCTTCGACGCCAAGACGGGCCACCTGCAGTGGCAGACGGACCTCAAGTCCGCTGTGGCCGCGGCGCCGACGCTCGTGAATGGACAACTCATGTACGTCGCCTCACGCGACGGGCACCTGTGGACGCTGGAGCGGCCCACCGGCAAGGTCGTCGGTGTGCAGCGCGAGAGTGAGCCGCTGATGACGTGCGCGGCCATCGCCGACGGGCACCTGCTGGTGGGGGGCGACAATGGCACGGTGTTCGCCTACGTGCCGGGCAGCGGGGGGCTGCCGCTGCCGCCGTCCGAGGTGTCCGCGCTACCGCAACCCGTGGTGCCCGTGGAGCCCGTCGGGCCGTTGCCCACGCCGGTGGTGCAGCCGACCACGCCTGTGACGCCAGGCCCGACGGTGCCGACCCCCACGGCGTCGGCGCCGGTGCCTCCGTCCACGAACGTGCCGGCCCCCACCCCATCCACGGTGCCGACGACCTCAGCGCCCACCGCCACGGTGCCCCGGCAGACGGACGTGACGGCCACGCCGCCGCCGACCACCGGGCCGAGCCCGACCACCTCGGCCCCCGCCACGCTGGAAGCGCCGAAGACGCCGCCAGCCACGGCGCCGCCCACCAACGCCACGGTCGCCATCAAGCTGCCCACCAACTTCCCCTCGCCCGTGACGCCCCCGGCGACGAACATTGAGACGCCGACGCCCAACGTGGTGAAGCCGACCACGCCGTCGGTGGCGCCGCCGAGCGTGCCGGTGCCGCCGGTCAAGCCGCCGACTCCCACCCCCACACCGACTCTGCCATCCGTGACGCCGACGGCCACGCGCGTGCCGCTGCTGACTCTGATGCTGACCCCGGCGGACGGGCGCACGCCCGTGCTGCTCACCAACCAGTCGTACCTCTTTGTGGGCGGGAAGGTCGCGCCGGGCTCGGGTATCGTCGGGGTGCGCGTCAACGGCCTGGATGCGACCATCAAGAATGGCGAATACCAGACGCAGGTCAACTTCCCGGGGAAGGGTGAGTACCTGCTGCTCGTGGAGGCCGTGGATCGCGATGGCGGCGTCACCGGCTACCGGCGCACCATCAAGGTGCTCGAGGGGATGGACGCGACCGCGCCGGACACACTGAGCGTGCGCCAGCGCGGCGGCAGCGCGGTGCTCGCGATGAGTGCGGGGCTGCGGGTGTTGCAGGCGGCCAAGTACCGCAAGACGGTGGAGGTCCGCAACGACCAGGGCCAACTCGTCCACAATTGGACGGCGGCGGGTGATGAGACGGGCGAGATCAGTTGGAACGGCGCCAACGCCAACGGCACGGCGCTGGCCCCGGGCAACTATGAGATCATCTACATCCTCGCCGCCGAGAACGGGCCCATCGCGTGGATCCGGCAGAAGATAGAGGTGCAGGAGTAG
- a CDS encoding zinc dependent phospholipase C family protein: MTELGHLLVADALLQHLEWSERRRASLYLGCIAPDAYRVTIGVDYRTVHFRSARHPGQRLTDFLRTHLRPALAGGDAEAEAFFAGWLSHICTDYVWRQQLRAGLPELWEMVVTAPRLEAVALKHQFYDECDWVDIQLHRLDGARMEEIRWLLSEAEVRFTIPPLQCSDIYRWRQQVADEMLPPSNYTVDTPQLLSVEFVQQALTQAVEETLGMLAWESKMARDGEEVS; encoded by the coding sequence ATGACCGAACTCGGGCACCTGCTTGTGGCTGACGCACTGCTCCAGCACCTGGAGTGGTCGGAGCGTCGCCGTGCGTCGCTATATCTGGGGTGCATCGCCCCGGACGCTTACCGGGTGACCATCGGCGTGGACTACCGCACGGTGCACTTCCGCAGCGCGCGGCACCCGGGCCAGCGGCTGACCGACTTCCTGCGCACGCACCTGCGACCAGCCCTCGCCGGGGGCGATGCGGAAGCCGAGGCCTTCTTCGCCGGCTGGCTGAGCCACATCTGCACCGACTACGTGTGGCGGCAGCAACTCCGGGCCGGCCTGCCGGAGCTGTGGGAGATGGTGGTGACGGCCCCGCGCCTCGAAGCCGTGGCGCTCAAGCACCAGTTCTACGACGAGTGCGACTGGGTGGACATTCAGCTCCACCGCCTTGACGGCGCCCGCATGGAGGAGATCCGCTGGCTGCTGTCCGAGGCCGAGGTGCGCTTCACCATTCCCCCGCTGCAGTGCAGTGACATCTACCGCTGGCGGCAACAGGTGGCCGATGAGATGTTGCCGCCGAGCAACTACACCGTGGACACGCCGCAACTGCTGAGTGTGGAGTTCGTGCAGCAGGCCCTCACCCAGGCGGTGGAGGAGACCCTGGGAATGCTGGCGTGGGAGAGCAAGATGGCCCGCGACGGCGAGGAGGTGAGCTAG